A DNA window from Gemmatimonadaceae bacterium contains the following coding sequences:
- the lgt gene encoding prolipoprotein diacylglyceryl transferase, whose translation MSIPYPPIHPILFRIGPFAVRWYGIMYVVGYILGAKIAARRAARGLVKLSAADLDAFIGYMMIGMLLGARLMYAAVYEPGHYFGHPFAFFAVWQGGLSFHGAVIGMVAATAIFARRRALAFLTVTDTLALAGTPGLFFGRLGNFFNAELYGRATSLPWGMIFPTDPLHIPRHPSELYEAVGEGLVLAAILFWIERRSLARGWYRPGVLSAAFLIGYGVIRFCIEFTRQPDPQLGFVLGPFSAGQLLCAGMVVVGVAFAAYLRRQPAVVAA comes from the coding sequence ATGTCGATTCCTTACCCGCCCATCCACCCCATCCTGTTCCGGATCGGACCCTTTGCGGTGCGCTGGTACGGGATCATGTACGTGGTGGGCTACATCCTGGGCGCCAAGATCGCCGCCCGGCGTGCCGCCCGCGGCCTCGTCAAGCTGTCGGCGGCGGACCTCGACGCCTTCATCGGCTACATGATGATCGGCATGCTGCTCGGCGCGAGGCTCATGTATGCCGCGGTCTACGAGCCGGGCCACTACTTCGGGCATCCGTTCGCCTTCTTCGCCGTCTGGCAGGGCGGGCTGTCGTTCCACGGCGCCGTGATCGGCATGGTGGCCGCGACGGCGATCTTCGCGCGGCGTCGCGCCCTCGCGTTCCTCACGGTGACCGACACGTTGGCGCTGGCCGGCACGCCGGGCCTGTTCTTCGGACGCCTGGGCAACTTCTTCAACGCCGAACTGTACGGGCGGGCCACGAGTCTGCCGTGGGGGATGATCTTTCCCACCGATCCGCTGCACATCCCGCGCCATCCATCGGAGTTGTACGAGGCGGTCGGCGAGGGGCTCGTCCTTGCCGCGATCCTGTTCTGGATCGAGCGGCGCTCCCTCGCGCGCGGCTGGTACCGTCCCGGCGTGCTGTCCGCCGCGTTTCTCATCGGCTATGGCGTGATCCGCTTCTGCATCGAATTCACGCGGCAGCCGGACCCGCAACTCGGGTTCGTCCTCGGTCCGTTCAGCGCCGGACAGCTGCTGTGCGCGGGCATGGTCGTGGTGGGCGTCGCCTTCGCCGCCTATCTGCGCCGGCAGCCCGCCGTCGTCGCGGCATAG